One Jeotgalicoccus saudimassiliensis DNA window includes the following coding sequences:
- the rpsK gene encoding 30S ribosomal protein S11, which produces MARKQQSRKRRVKKNVEAGVAHIRSTFNNTIVTITDEFGNALSWSSAGALGFKGSKKSTPFAAQMASETASKAAMEHGLKTVEVTVKGPGAGREAAIRALQSAGLEITAIKDVTPVPHNGCRPPKRRRV; this is translated from the coding sequence ATGGCTCGCAAACAACAATCACGTAAACGTAGAGTGAAAAAGAATGTCGAAGCAGGTGTAGCACACATCCGCTCAACTTTTAACAACACTATCGTAACAATTACTGACGAGTTCGGTAATGCTCTTTCATGGTCATCTGCCGGTGCATTAGGGTTCAAAGGTTCTAAGAAATCTACTCCTTTCGCAGCACAAATGGCTTCTGAAACTGCTTCTAAAGCAGCGATGGAACACGGTCTGAAAACTGTAGAAGTTACAGTTAAAGGTCCTGGTGCCGGACGTGAAGCAGCTATCCGTGCGCTTCAGTCAGCTGGACTTGAAATTACAGCTATCAAAGATGTAACTCCGGTTCCACACAATGGCTGTCGTCCACCTAAACGCCGTCGTGTATAA
- a CDS encoding adenylate kinase, which translates to MNIIIMGLPGAGKGTQAAKIIKKYSIPHISTGDMFRLAIKNETDLGRQAKAFMDQGELVPDEVTVGIVKERLSQSDAKGGFLLDGFPRTVEQAEALNNIMSELGTQIDQTIYVEVPEEELMNRLTGRRICETCGATYHLVFNPPKTEGICDLDGGKLYQREDDNPETVQNRLEVNIKQTAPLLDFYKGLGVLATVDGSKDIEEVFEEVDEILNGL; encoded by the coding sequence ATGAATATTATTATTATGGGCTTGCCTGGTGCAGGAAAAGGTACTCAAGCTGCGAAAATAATCAAAAAATACTCGATTCCTCATATCTCTACAGGAGATATGTTCCGTCTTGCCATTAAAAACGAGACGGATTTAGGAAGACAGGCCAAGGCATTTATGGACCAGGGCGAACTCGTACCTGACGAAGTAACGGTCGGTATCGTAAAAGAGCGTCTTTCTCAAAGTGATGCCAAAGGTGGTTTCCTGTTAGATGGTTTCCCTAGAACTGTTGAACAGGCTGAAGCACTGAATAACATCATGTCAGAGCTCGGCACTCAGATCGATCAGACTATTTATGTCGAAGTGCCTGAAGAGGAACTGATGAACAGACTGACTGGACGCCGCATTTGTGAAACTTGCGGTGCGACGTATCATCTGGTGTTTAATCCGCCTAAGACAGAGGGTATCTGTGACTTAGACGGTGGTAAACTTTACCAGCGTGAAGATGATAATCCGGAAACAGTTCAGAACCGTCTGGAAGTCAATATCAAACAAACAGCGCCACTTTTAGATTTCTATAAAGGTCTTGGAGTTCTAGCTACAGTAGATGGCTCAAAAGATATAGAAGAAGTTTTCGAAGAAGTCGATGAAATTCTTAATGGCTTATAG
- the rpmJ gene encoding 50S ribosomal protein L36, which yields MKVRPSVKPICEKCKVIRRKGKVMVICENPKHKQKQG from the coding sequence ATGAAAGTAAGACCATCAGTAAAACCTATCTGTGAGAAATGTAAAGTTATCCGCAGAAAAGGAAAAGTAATGGTAATTTGTGAAAACCCTAAACACAAACAAAAACAAGGTTAA
- the infA gene encoding translation initiation factor IF-1: MSKQDVIELEGTVLDTLPNAMFKVELENGHEILAHVSGKIRMNYIRILPGDKVTVEMSPYDLTRGRITYRFK, encoded by the coding sequence GTGAGTAAACAAGATGTAATTGAACTGGAAGGTACAGTGCTTGATACTTTACCAAATGCAATGTTCAAAGTAGAATTAGAAAATGGTCATGAGATTCTTGCTCATGTATCAGGTAAAATTCGTATGAACTATATACGCATACTTCCTGGTGATAAAGTAACAGTTGAGATGTCACCCTATGACTTAACGCGTGGCAGAATCACTTATCGTTTCAAATAA
- the rpsM gene encoding 30S ribosomal protein S13, translated as MARIAGVDVPRDKRVVISLTYVFGIGPTRASEILAKASVDENTRVKDLTEDELNKIREVVDVYKVEGDLRRETNLNVKRLMEIGSYKGMRHRRGLPVNGQKTKNNARTRKGPIKTVANKKK; from the coding sequence ATGGCTCGTATTGCAGGAGTTGACGTACCACGTGACAAACGTGTTGTAATTTCTTTAACATATGTTTTCGGTATTGGACCAACACGCGCTAGCGAAATTTTAGCTAAAGCATCAGTTGATGAGAATACAAGAGTTAAAGATCTTACTGAAGATGAGTTAAACAAAATCCGTGAAGTAGTTGACGTATACAAAGTCGAAGGTGACTTACGTCGTGAAACTAACTTAAACGTTAAACGTCTTATGGAAATCGGTTCTTACAAGGGAATGCGTCACCGTCGCGGTTTACCAGTTAATGGTCAAAAAACTAAGAACAACGCAAGAACTCGTAAAGGTCCAATCAAAACAGTAGCGAACAAGAAGAAATAA